One Sediminicola sp. YIK13 DNA segment encodes these proteins:
- a CDS encoding DEAD/DEAH box helicase, which translates to MEIKKEQAEKTLYDYQLEDLNTIFKQLEESPNGSNLLYQLPTGGGKTVVFSEIAKRYIRETQKKVVVLTHRIELSSQTSKMLKGFGVKNKIINSDVKELIDQDEYMCFVAMVETLNNRLQEEKVEIKNIGLVIIDEAHYNSFRKLFKYFKHSTILGVTATPLSSNIKLPMKDNYQKLIMGESISNLIDKKFLARANMYNRDVSLKTLKLGIHGDYTVKSSDELYGNLSMQSKLLESYEEIAKGTKTLIFNNGINTSKYVYETFKKAGYKIRHLDNKNTASERKEILKWFSNTPDAILTSVSILTTGFDEPSVETIILNRATKSLTLYFQMIGRGSRVLPNKEEFTVIDLGNNVARFGMWDAPMDWKEIFHFPDFFLENIRNDEDIERDFVYEMPQELKDKFSNSATLDFDVKEEYKKVFAQGLKSKTVLERSIEQHAQICVENSEDIFDARILAKQLKEEISYRVRLYSYCIMNNTKNYKEWLEEDYERKLRSRISKKFASKM; encoded by the coding sequence TTGGAGATTAAAAAAGAACAAGCGGAAAAGACCCTATATGATTATCAACTAGAGGATCTGAACACCATTTTTAAGCAGTTGGAAGAATCTCCCAACGGGTCCAATCTGTTGTACCAATTACCCACTGGAGGAGGCAAGACAGTGGTTTTTTCAGAAATCGCGAAAAGATACATAAGGGAAACACAAAAAAAAGTGGTGGTTTTGACCCACCGTATAGAGCTAAGTTCCCAAACGTCTAAAATGCTGAAGGGTTTTGGAGTAAAAAACAAAATCATCAATAGCGATGTGAAGGAACTTATTGACCAGGATGAGTATATGTGCTTTGTGGCCATGGTGGAGACTTTGAACAATCGACTTCAAGAGGAAAAGGTTGAGATAAAGAACATTGGTCTTGTAATTATTGATGAGGCACATTACAATTCATTTAGAAAACTGTTCAAATACTTTAAGCATTCTACGATCCTTGGGGTAACAGCAACTCCTTTGAGTTCCAATATTAAACTACCCATGAAGGACAATTACCAAAAATTGATCATGGGAGAGTCGATCAGTAATCTGATCGATAAAAAGTTTTTGGCCCGGGCCAATATGTATAACCGGGATGTGAGCCTTAAAACCTTGAAATTAGGTATCCATGGGGACTATACCGTAAAATCTTCCGACGAGCTTTACGGTAATTTAAGTATGCAGAGCAAACTTTTAGAGTCTTACGAAGAGATCGCCAAGGGTACAAAGACATTGATATTCAATAACGGGATCAATACCTCAAAATATGTATATGAGACCTTTAAAAAGGCAGGTTATAAGATACGTCATCTAGACAATAAGAATACCGCCTCTGAGCGGAAGGAGATCTTAAAATGGTTTTCCAATACCCCAGACGCCATATTGACATCGGTCAGTATTTTGACCACTGGATTTGATGAGCCCAGTGTTGAAACCATTATACTTAACAGGGCCACCAAATCCCTGACCCTCTATTTCCAAATGATAGGTAGGGGATCAAGGGTATTGCCTAATAAGGAGGAGTTTACTGTTATTGATCTAGGGAACAATGTGGCTAGGTTTGGTATGTGGGATGCCCCAATGGACTGGAAGGAGATCTTTCATTTCCCAGATTTTTTCCTGGAGAATATTAGAAATGATGAAGATATTGAGCGCGACTTTGTCTATGAGATGCCACAAGAATTAAAAGATAAATTTTCTAATTCTGCCACGCTCGACTTTGATGTAAAAGAAGAATACAAGAAGGTTTTTGCCCAAGGCCTGAAATCCAAGACTGTATTGGAGAGGAGTATAGAACAACACGCCCAAATTTGTGTGGAAAATAGTGAGGATATTTTTGATGCACGGATATTGGCCAAACAGCTAAAGGAGGAGATATCCTATAGGGTACGACTATATTCCTATTGCATCATGAACAATACTAAAAATTATAAAGAGTGGTTGGAGGAAGATTATGAGCGGAAGCTTCGTTCTAGAATCTCCAAGAAATTCGCTTCGAAAATGTAA
- a CDS encoding 2-hydroxyacid dehydrogenase gives MAIVIIRQDGKASHWKDILLSKSKNIPIYEFGEEHPREDITMALVWQHPKGSLKEYPNLKCVASMGAGVDFIMDDTDIFEKITITRVVDPMLASDMSEFVIACIYSHLKNLSFYAQQKLQKSWNRKEYLRKKDVTIGIMGLGQLGRTLAKDLQHIGFQVQGWANSRKEGIHTFLGKKELSQFLSSTSILVCLLPLTEDTKNILDKELFKNLPKDAYVINVARGGHLVEKDLLNMVDSGHLSGASLDVFSQEPLPPDHPFWGHPNIHITPHIASLSSPKSIVPQILENYERMVNGEQLMNVVSVFKGY, from the coding sequence ATGGCAATTGTAATTATAAGACAGGACGGAAAAGCTTCCCATTGGAAAGATATCCTGCTGAGCAAATCCAAAAATATTCCCATTTATGAATTTGGGGAAGAACATCCAAGAGAAGATATTACCATGGCGTTGGTTTGGCAGCATCCAAAGGGTTCCTTAAAAGAGTACCCCAACTTAAAATGTGTGGCATCTATGGGAGCAGGAGTTGATTTCATTATGGATGATACTGATATTTTTGAGAAAATTACGATCACCAGAGTGGTAGACCCTATGTTGGCCAGTGACATGTCCGAGTTCGTAATTGCTTGCATCTATTCACATTTAAAAAACCTGTCATTCTATGCACAGCAAAAGCTCCAAAAGAGTTGGAATAGAAAAGAGTACTTAAGAAAGAAAGATGTTACCATTGGTATCATGGGCTTGGGCCAATTGGGGAGAACCCTTGCCAAAGACCTTCAACATATAGGGTTTCAAGTGCAGGGTTGGGCCAATTCCCGTAAAGAGGGGATCCATACCTTTTTGGGCAAAAAGGAGCTTTCACAATTTTTATCCAGTACCTCCATTTTGGTCTGTTTGCTACCATTGACAGAGGATACCAAAAACATTTTGGATAAGGAATTGTTCAAGAATTTACCTAAAGATGCCTATGTTATCAATGTGGCCAGAGGTGGGCACTTAGTGGAAAAAGACCTTCTCAACATGGTTGATAGCGGACATTTATCGGGTGCAAGCCTGGATGTATTTTCCCAAGAGCCATTGCCGCCAGACCATCCATTTTGGGGGCATCCCAATATCCATATTACCCCCCACATTGCTAGTCTTTCTTCTCCAAAATCGATTGTTCCACAAATTTTGGAAAATTATGAAAGAATGGTCAATGGGGAGCAGTTGATGAATGTAGTTTCTGTCTTCAAAGGATACTAA
- a CDS encoding DUF6155 family protein has protein sequence MSKRALKKYLAELRQEELADQLMDLYERFPVVKEYYDFVFNPKEDKMVQEAKVKISNEYFPIKRKRPKARRSVAQKFIKHFVKLGVEPQLVADVMLYNLEIAQAFSADKNVPDAFFKSMLNSFTEVVQYISINGLLTDFKERIVKIFETTQIQKWPNEEEFSRALDIID, from the coding sequence ATGAGCAAAAGGGCCCTAAAAAAATACCTTGCAGAACTACGGCAAGAGGAATTAGCAGATCAACTAATGGATCTTTATGAAAGGTTTCCCGTGGTAAAGGAATATTATGATTTTGTCTTTAATCCCAAAGAGGACAAAATGGTGCAGGAAGCAAAGGTGAAAATATCCAATGAATATTTTCCCATAAAACGCAAACGTCCTAAGGCGAGAAGATCCGTCGCTCAGAAATTTATCAAGCACTTTGTAAAATTAGGGGTAGAGCCACAATTGGTTGCCGATGTTATGTTGTACAATTTGGAAATAGCCCAAGCTTTTTCCGCTGACAAAAATGTTCCGGATGCATTTTTTAAAAGTATGCTCAACTCTTTTACAGAAGTAGTCCAGTACATCTCAATAAATGGTCTATTGACAGATTTCAAAGAGCGGATCGTTAAAATATTTGAAACCACACAAATTCAAAAATGGCCCAATGAAGAGGAATTTTCCAGGGCATTGGATATAATAGATTAA
- a CDS encoding sigma-70 family RNA polymerase sigma factor yields MRQLKIIKQVTNRESKSLDKYLQDISKIDMITANEEVELAQKIREGDQLALNKLTTANLRFVVSVAKQYQNQGLKLPDLINEGNVGLVKAAKRFDETRGFKFISYAVWWIRQSILQALAEQSRIVRLPLNKIGSINKIKKAFSYLEQAHERPPSAEEIAKELDLSVSEVKQSMKNSGRHVSMDAPLIEGENSNLYDVLRSGESPNPDKKLLLQSLNTEINRALETLSQREADVVKLYYGIGDQHSMTLAEIGQTFDLTRERVRQIREKAIRKLRHNSRSKILKTYLG; encoded by the coding sequence ATGAGGCAACTAAAGATCATCAAGCAGGTAACAAACAGGGAATCAAAATCATTGGACAAGTACTTGCAAGATATCAGTAAGATTGATATGATTACCGCAAATGAAGAAGTGGAGCTGGCCCAGAAAATAAGAGAAGGTGATCAATTGGCCTTGAACAAATTAACTACTGCAAATTTAAGATTTGTTGTTTCCGTTGCTAAACAATATCAAAATCAAGGGTTAAAATTACCAGATTTGATCAACGAGGGGAATGTAGGCCTGGTAAAGGCAGCCAAACGTTTTGATGAGACGAGGGGATTTAAATTTATTTCCTATGCGGTTTGGTGGATCAGACAATCTATTTTACAAGCCTTAGCCGAACAGTCTAGAATTGTACGATTGCCTTTAAATAAGATCGGGTCCATAAACAAGATTAAAAAGGCCTTTTCCTACTTGGAACAAGCTCATGAGCGACCGCCTTCTGCCGAAGAAATAGCCAAGGAATTGGATCTTTCCGTAAGCGAAGTAAAGCAGTCGATGAAAAACTCCGGGAGGCACGTAAGTATGGATGCTCCTCTGATTGAAGGCGAAAATTCCAATTTATATGATGTACTTCGTTCGGGAGAATCCCCTAACCCAGATAAAAAGTTATTGCTGCAATCCCTGAACACAGAAATTAATAGGGCTTTGGAAACTCTTTCCCAAAGAGAAGCAGATGTTGTAAAACTGTACTACGGGATTGGAGACCAACATTCCATGACCTTGGCCGAAATAGGACAGACTTTTGATCTGACCAGGGAAAGAGTAAGACAAATACGGGAAAAGGCCATTAGAAAGCTCAGACACAACTCAAGGAGCAAGATTCTAAAGACGTATTTGGGATAA
- a CDS encoding YaiO family outer membrane beta-barrel protein → MNLAKHHILFLFLLISFLGNSQETLVKKSPDASFSNAQNLAFKGDRSEARDTLKSILTAHPNFHDARVLLAKTFSWDKQYENARSEFNKVLSHDKMIKDAWIGAINNELYAENYYLALGLSNKALRYLKLDQDLSLLKARAINSIGEVHSALDWLKVHLKMFEGDTAAKTFYRKLKDRVNVNSIGISTTAEVFDIVYDPMAAVSVDYKRVTNLGSISTNINYGHRFGVNGIQYGIDIYPKVTKNIYTHLTYSFSKAEIFPKNLIGGEVFVKLPNALEASIGGKYYDFENSSATVFTGSFGMYKGNYYYSFRPYVTPVPNASPSFSGSLDVRKYLKTSKNYLGGVISYGFLPELTQLNINNQLISETVLYLESQRLNLVYQFPSKNLQNLWKLKAGALRQELVFDSERFVWSVSAGINYRFMF, encoded by the coding sequence ATGAATTTAGCCAAACATCATATCCTATTTTTATTTCTGTTAATATCCTTTTTGGGAAATTCACAAGAAACACTTGTAAAAAAGTCGCCAGATGCTTCGTTTTCCAATGCCCAAAATCTTGCATTTAAAGGAGATAGAAGCGAAGCTAGGGATACCTTGAAAAGTATACTGACAGCACATCCAAACTTTCACGACGCCAGGGTTTTATTGGCAAAGACGTTTAGCTGGGACAAACAATATGAAAATGCCAGAAGCGAATTCAATAAAGTGCTTTCTCATGACAAAATGATAAAGGATGCATGGATAGGGGCTATAAACAATGAATTATATGCCGAAAACTACTATTTGGCACTCGGCCTTTCCAACAAAGCCTTAAGATATCTAAAACTGGACCAAGACCTATCTTTATTAAAGGCTAGGGCGATCAATTCTATCGGAGAGGTACATTCTGCTTTAGATTGGTTGAAGGTTCATTTAAAGATGTTTGAAGGGGATACAGCGGCCAAAACATTCTACAGGAAACTAAAAGATCGGGTCAATGTGAACAGTATTGGCATCTCTACAACTGCCGAGGTCTTCGATATCGTATACGATCCAATGGCAGCGGTAAGTGTAGACTATAAAAGAGTTACTAACTTAGGAAGTATTTCGACCAATATCAATTATGGACACAGATTTGGTGTGAATGGTATCCAATACGGGATAGATATCTACCCTAAGGTCACAAAAAACATCTATACCCATTTAACCTATTCCTTTTCCAAAGCGGAGATCTTTCCCAAGAATTTAATAGGAGGGGAGGTTTTCGTAAAGCTACCTAACGCCTTGGAAGCATCTATAGGCGGGAAATATTATGATTTTGAAAATTCTTCCGCAACGGTTTTCACAGGTTCATTTGGGATGTACAAAGGAAACTACTATTATTCATTTAGACCCTATGTTACCCCAGTGCCCAATGCGTCTCCAAGTTTTTCTGGGTCGTTGGATGTACGAAAGTATTTAAAGACGTCTAAAAATTATCTCGGGGGGGTCATCAGTTATGGGTTTCTTCCGGAATTAACCCAATTGAACATCAATAACCAATTGATTTCAGAAACGGTACTATACTTAGAATCCCAACGATTGAATTTGGTCTATCAATTCCCCTCAAAGAATTTGCAGAACCTGTGGAAACTCAAAGCCGGAGCATTAAGACAAGAGCTAGTCTTTGATTCTGAGCGTTTTGTATGGTCGGTTTCAGCAGGAATCAATTACAGATTTATGTTCTAA
- a CDS encoding LTA synthase family protein codes for MQVEEKITKHVTRKTLREYTRLVIAFFGCLVVISCYQFIRLYLSGVLDVFVGKSLLLQLFHHLGYASLVGLILVFGFNFLESRKPNFGFVVTSIILVIGLLTEVLLTEYYLANYEILEVNILSLSWDGVNIWKISTIVLMAIISMLSLFFLFYKITAKAHRIISKMYPLTIVFFSLFLAALASEKKPINENKTQHLTVSLAEEWLDLNKYDGKVEFPLLQPTKIDDRLGVYFDFRAEKPNIVILILDGLGSDFLGKDPNYKGFTPYLESLKDSSLFWSNYVSNVGQSSEVLPSIIGSLPFGKKGFTNTKISPERNTLYSILKANGYYTSFNYGGNSSINFLDRFLYEERVDYILDRKNFDDTYELQKEDAAGVSLGYPDRELFKKYNTDFIEYPRARFDVIQTLSTKNPSLIPNLSYYEDKVDRILEKVALGSKSHKIVENNKEIFAGLYYTDQSIELFFKNYKKKRTFKNTIFIITGTHNLSDLPHENNLDRYRVPLLIYSPLLKHPKQFNSLSSHADLAPSILALLSEKYKLDLPSETAWLGSGLVNNSMYDKEKKILFLREKNNIREYIQGDHFISRNSVYKLGTDMVLKKENDEQIVRKTRDGFRNTKAINSYLNNKNKIIPTYLALFKKPKNEFSKQEQIWVNSVFSGADFDNAYSTARDLALNNERDRAMLLSRYILTKIPGHADTEILLGRVNAWNEAYGESIAILKEVIRKYPTYSDGYSALLDVYFWSDKNQEALLLIDPLRKHNIKSPDVIKKMTRAMENMKQETLENPNEVYFDYTKIKAYLDQVAIK; via the coding sequence ATGCAGGTAGAAGAAAAAATAACCAAACATGTCACCAGAAAGACCCTAAGGGAATATACCCGATTGGTCATTGCTTTCTTTGGCTGTCTTGTGGTTATTTCCTGTTACCAATTTATCCGTTTATATCTCAGTGGAGTGTTGGATGTGTTTGTAGGCAAGAGCCTTTTATTGCAATTGTTCCACCACCTAGGCTATGCCTCTTTGGTAGGGTTAATACTGGTTTTTGGTTTTAATTTTCTGGAATCACGAAAGCCAAATTTTGGTTTTGTGGTAACCTCTATCATTTTGGTCATAGGATTGTTAACGGAGGTTTTGTTGACAGAATATTATCTTGCCAATTATGAGATCTTAGAGGTAAACATATTAAGTCTTTCATGGGATGGGGTGAACATCTGGAAGATCAGTACCATAGTATTAATGGCCATAATCAGTATGTTGTCCTTATTTTTTCTGTTCTATAAGATTACGGCCAAGGCGCATCGTATCATTAGTAAAATGTATCCCTTGACCATTGTGTTTTTTAGTTTGTTCTTAGCGGCACTCGCTTCCGAAAAGAAGCCTATCAATGAAAATAAAACGCAACATTTAACAGTCAGTCTTGCCGAAGAATGGTTGGATCTGAATAAATATGATGGAAAGGTAGAATTCCCTCTTCTTCAACCCACAAAAATTGATGACCGGTTAGGGGTGTATTTTGACTTTAGAGCAGAGAAACCGAATATCGTTATCCTAATCTTGGATGGCCTAGGATCGGACTTTTTGGGCAAGGACCCCAATTATAAAGGTTTTACCCCTTATCTAGAATCCTTAAAGGACAGTTCACTCTTTTGGTCCAACTATGTGAGCAATGTAGGTCAAAGTTCCGAAGTTTTACCCAGCATCATAGGTTCCTTGCCTTTCGGAAAAAAAGGTTTTACCAATACTAAGATATCTCCCGAACGCAATACCCTTTACAGTATTCTAAAGGCCAATGGTTATTATACATCTTTTAATTATGGAGGAAATAGCAGTATCAATTTTCTGGATAGATTCCTTTATGAAGAACGGGTGGACTATATTTTGGACCGAAAGAATTTTGATGACACCTACGAACTTCAAAAAGAGGATGCAGCCGGAGTTTCTTTAGGATATCCAGATAGGGAGCTTTTCAAGAAATATAACACAGATTTCATAGAATACCCCCGTGCCAGATTTGATGTAATACAAACTTTAAGCACTAAAAATCCGTCACTGATCCCTAATCTTTCCTATTACGAAGATAAAGTAGATAGGATCCTAGAAAAAGTAGCCCTAGGTTCAAAATCACATAAAATTGTTGAAAATAATAAGGAGATTTTCGCAGGCCTTTACTATACGGATCAAAGTATTGAGCTTTTTTTTAAAAACTACAAGAAAAAAAGGACATTCAAAAACACGATCTTCATAATTACAGGAACACATAACCTTTCCGATCTGCCCCATGAGAATAATCTGGATCGTTATAGGGTTCCACTTCTCATCTATAGTCCCTTGCTCAAACATCCCAAACAATTCAATTCCCTCTCCTCCCATGCAGATTTGGCTCCAAGTATCCTTGCCTTGCTGTCAGAAAAATATAAACTGGACCTACCATCGGAAACTGCTTGGTTGGGATCTGGTCTGGTAAACAACAGTATGTACGATAAGGAGAAGAAAATACTATTTCTCAGAGAAAAGAACAATATCAGGGAATATATACAAGGGGATCATTTTATTTCAAGAAATTCAGTATATAAACTAGGTACCGATATGGTGCTAAAGAAAGAGAATGACGAACAAATTGTTCGTAAAACAAGGGATGGGTTTAGAAATACCAAAGCCATCAATAGCTATCTAAACAATAAGAACAAAATTATCCCAACTTATCTGGCACTTTTCAAAAAACCCAAGAATGAGTTTTCCAAACAGGAACAGATATGGGTGAACAGTGTTTTTAGCGGCGCCGATTTTGATAATGCTTATTCAACGGCCAGAGATTTGGCTTTAAATAATGAGCGGGATAGAGCGATGCTGCTCAGTAGGTACATCTTAACTAAAATTCCGGGTCACGCAGATACCGAAATTCTATTGGGCAGGGTAAATGCATGGAATGAAGCATACGGGGAGAGTATTGCAATCCTAAAGGAGGTCATTAGAAAATATCCCACCTATTCTGATGGGTATTCGGCCTTATTAGACGTATATTTCTGGTCCGATAAAAACCAAGAAGCATTATTATTGATCGATCCATTAAGAAAGCATAACATCAAATCTCCAGATGTGATAAAGAAAATGACACGGGCCATGGAAAACATGAAACAGGAGACCCTGGAAAATCCCAATGAAGTATATTTTGATTATACTAAAATTAAAGCTTATCTAGATCAGGTCGCCATCAAATGA
- a CDS encoding glycosyltransferase family 2 protein — protein MDSGLLNIILDYINIVFLVFTVVLFIMFTFMGYLSTRNSLHYKHKNSFGDLSKIMASPMAPSITIIAPAYNEGLTIVENIRSLLSLRYVNYEVMVVNDGSKDDTLEKMIVAYDLVKIDKKIDPNWQSKPIRGIYKSKQLSFSKLTVIDKENGGKSDALNTGMHLSENQYVGCIDVDCLLMPESLLHVVKSFYQRSQKRVIAVGGVIRVANSCKIAGGMLEEIRLPKNWLAKFQLLEYTRSFLLGRMAWGRIDSLLIISGAFGFFDREIALAVGGYDTKTVGEDMEIVFKMRRYMHDRDEPYTIEYIPDPLCWTEVPESLKILVNQRDRWSRGNLETLQKHKDMFFNPKYGKLGMISYPYWFFYEWLAPILEFFGFFSILLFYYLGILNWSFFVAITLSIYAYSIMYSFYAILWDVYSYNQYTKTKDILTLMLFAILEPVIFHPIVVFSSVRGNYKKLFNIKSGWGVITRKGFSKA, from the coding sequence ATGGATAGTGGACTTCTAAATATCATCCTGGATTATATAAACATCGTTTTTTTGGTGTTTACAGTGGTGCTATTTATCATGTTCACCTTTATGGGATACCTTTCCACACGTAATTCCCTTCATTACAAACATAAAAATAGTTTTGGGGATCTATCCAAAATAATGGCCTCTCCAATGGCACCCAGTATTACCATTATTGCGCCTGCCTATAACGAGGGACTAACCATTGTTGAGAATATACGGTCCCTACTCTCATTACGGTATGTAAATTACGAGGTAATGGTGGTCAATGACGGGAGTAAGGATGATACTTTGGAAAAAATGATTGTGGCCTATGACCTTGTTAAAATTGATAAAAAAATAGATCCAAATTGGCAATCAAAACCGATTCGTGGAATATATAAATCCAAACAACTTTCTTTCTCCAAACTTACCGTTATCGACAAAGAGAACGGCGGTAAGTCTGATGCCTTAAACACTGGTATGCACCTATCAGAAAACCAATATGTAGGTTGTATAGATGTGGATTGTCTTTTAATGCCCGAATCCCTGCTACATGTGGTAAAATCGTTTTACCAACGCTCACAAAAAAGGGTTATAGCTGTTGGTGGGGTAATTAGAGTTGCCAATTCCTGTAAAATTGCTGGTGGGATGTTAGAGGAAATTCGATTACCCAAAAATTGGCTGGCGAAATTTCAACTACTGGAGTATACCCGCTCCTTTTTGCTAGGCAGAATGGCCTGGGGACGAATAGATAGTCTTTTGATCATATCAGGGGCCTTTGGTTTTTTTGATAGGGAAATTGCATTGGCCGTGGGAGGATACGATACCAAAACAGTAGGGGAGGACATGGAAATTGTCTTTAAAATGCGCAGGTATATGCACGATAGGGACGAACCTTATACCATTGAGTATATCCCAGATCCCCTATGCTGGACAGAGGTGCCAGAGAGTTTGAAGATTTTGGTGAACCAAAGGGACAGATGGTCCAGGGGAAACTTGGAAACCCTACAAAAGCATAAGGATATGTTCTTTAACCCAAAATATGGGAAATTGGGAATGATCAGTTACCCTTATTGGTTTTTTTACGAATGGTTGGCTCCCATTTTAGAATTCTTTGGTTTCTTTTCCATTTTACTATTCTATTATCTTGGGATTCTAAACTGGAGCTTTTTTGTGGCAATTACCTTGTCAATTTATGCCTATTCGATAATGTACTCATTTTACGCCATATTATGGGATGTCTATTCCTATAACCAGTACACCAAAACAAAGGATATATTGACACTAATGCTTTTCGCCATTTTGGAACCAGTAATATTTCATCCCATCGTGGTATTTTCCTCGGTCAGGGGTAATTACAAGAAATTGTTTAACATCAAATCCGGTTGGGGAGTTATAACACGTAAAGGATTTAGTAAGGCTTAA
- a CDS encoding response regulator transcription factor: MDKKKILLAEDDELLASLLTFRLEKAGYVVIRANDGKQVKEKLQESIPDIIVSDIMMPYLSGLELIDFVRNQMGLSLPIIIISSAGNEENVLSAFELGANDFISKPVSPTELLVRVARELRKA, translated from the coding sequence ATGGACAAGAAAAAAATTTTACTGGCAGAAGATGACGAATTACTAGCCTCCTTATTGACATTTCGACTTGAAAAGGCCGGTTATGTAGTGATAAGGGCCAATGATGGAAAGCAAGTGAAGGAGAAACTCCAAGAAAGTATTCCTGATATAATCGTCAGCGATATCATGATGCCCTATTTATCTGGGTTGGAACTAATTGATTTCGTCAGGAACCAGATGGGCCTGTCTTTGCCAATTATTATCATTTCTTCAGCAGGTAATGAGGAGAACGTATTAAGTGCTTTTGAGCTAGGTGCCAACGATTTTATTTCAAAGCCAGTAAGTCCAACAGAATTATTGGTAAGGGTTGCCAGAGAATTAAGAAAAGCCTGA